One genomic segment of Oncorhynchus nerka isolate Pitt River linkage group LG16, Oner_Uvic_2.0, whole genome shotgun sequence includes these proteins:
- the LOC115144573 gene encoding urotensin-2 receptor yields MNHNKTVNHNVSPPAPNSGSGSSVDELVITSTFGTLLSVVYIVGVSGNVYTLVVMCHSIRFATSMYISIINLALADLLYLSTIPFVVCTYFLKDWYFGDVGCRILLSLDLLTMHASIFTLTVMCTERYLAVTKPLDTVRRSKSYRKALAWGVWLLSLVLTLPMMVMVTETTKSAPNGGVKRMCAPTWAPRAYKIYLTVLFGTSIMAPGLIIGYLYTKLARTYLESQKNSVINKRNKRSPKQKVLVMIFTIVLVFWACFLPFWIWQLFPLYHNKPLSLASHTHTCINYLVACLTYSNSCINPFLYTLLTKNYREYLKNRHKSFYRYTSSFKQRAPSLYSCGKSASSSNQFDFNSETLVMGTLQGQ; encoded by the coding sequence ATGAACCACAACAAGACTGTTAACCATAATGTCAGTCCGCCAGCTCCAAACAGCGGCTCCGGGAGCAGCGTGGACGAGCTGGTTATCACCTCCACTTTCGGGACCTTGTTGTCGGTCGTCTACATAGTCGGCGTGTCGGGGAACGTGTACACTCTAGTAGTGATGTGTCATTCTATCCGCTTCGCCACCTCCATGTACATCTCCATCATTAACCTAGCGCTAGCGGACCTCTTGTACCTCTCCACAATCCCGTTCGTGGTGTGCACCTACTTCCTCAAGGACTGGTACTTCGGAGATGTGGGCTGCCGCATCCTCCTCAGCCTGGACCTGCTCACCATGCACGCCAGCATATTTACCCTCACTGTGATGTGCACGGAGCGCTACCTGGCCGTCACCAAGCCCCTTGACACGGTACGGCGCTCCAAGAGCTACCGAAAAGCCCTGGCCTGGGGGGTATGGCTGCTCTCTCTGGTCCTCACCTTACCCATGATGGTCATGGTCACAGAGACCACTAAGAGCGCGCCCAACGGGGGGGTGAAGAGGATGTGCGCGCCCACCTGGGCGCCCCGGGCGTATAAGATCTACCTGACTGTTCTGTTTGGCACGAGCATCATGGCACCTGGGTTGATTATCGGCTATTTGTATACGAAGTTAGCCCGGACTTATTTAGAGTCCCAGAAGAACTCGGTCATCAACAAAAGGAACAAGCGCTCCCCGAAGCAGAAAGTCTTGGTAATGATTTTCACTATAGTTCTGGTGTTCTGGGCGTGTTTCCTTCCGTTCTGGATATGGCAACTGTTCCCGTTGTACCACAACAAACCGTTAAGCCtggcatctcacacacacacctgtattaactaccTGGTGGCCTGTCTCACCTACAGCAACAGCTGCATTAACCCCTTCCTCTACACCCTCCTCACCAAGAACTACAGGGAATACCTGAAGAACAGACACAAGAGTTTCTACCGCTACACCTCGTCTTTTAAGCAGCGCGCTCCCAGCTTGTATTCCTGCGGGAAGTCGGCCTCCTCCTCGAATCAGTTTGATTTTAACTCGGAGACGCTGGTGATGGGGACTCTGCAGGGACAGTGA